The following is a genomic window from Caldilineales bacterium.
GGCCAGACGGGCGGCCGTCAGCGCTGGCAGCAGCGGCTGGCCGGTGAGGGCGTCGATGCCGTTGGCGAAGATGAAGTCATCGTTCATGGTGTTTTGGGATGCGTGAAGGGCGCAAAGGGGCGCGAAGGGTGTTGGGCAATGGACGATGGCAACGCAGGCCCGGCTCTAGAACTGGAGGCCGAGATGCCGGGCAAAGCGGTCGAGTTTGTCTTCGATCCGCTGCAACTGCGCGGCCAGAGCCGCCACCTCGCCGCTGCCGCCGCTGCTCCCCCCGCCGGTATCGTTGCCAGTATCGTCACCGGTATCGTCACCATCAGCGGTCCGCTCGCGGAAGAGAAGGTGGAAGCAGACATGATGGCCGCCGGGCAGGCCCAGGCCCCCGACCACGTCGCTGTCGATGTTGCCGGCGGCGTCGCCGATGTAGATCGCCAACGGCCCCTGCTGCGAGGGATTGTAGACGTTGGTGATCATGTGCTGGATCGGGTAGTTGGGGTTGCCCGGCCTCCCCCGACCTTCGAAATGGGCGACATCTCCCTTCCAGGGCCAGGCCAGCCAGCAGGTCGCCGAGATCGCGTCATAGCCGTCCTTGTCCTTGACGAAGATACTGGCTACGGTGTTGCCCTGGGCCGCGACTTCGTCGATCAGCGTCGCCCTGATCAGTTCGTACTTCGTCCCCGGCATGGGCGCATGCGTGAGCTGGACGCCCGTCACCATGCCGCCGGACTCCGAAAAACGCCTGCAATTTTCATCACGTGGGTCAGACATCTTGTTGCTCCCCTTGTTTGAGTGTAAGTCGGATCGGTATCGAATAGAAGCGAGCGCAAATGAGTAGGGAAGACTTCGCCGGACACCTCCTGAGACACGGGAAAGACCAACCATCAAACCGACTGCCAGCGGCCAAACCTGCACTGGCTGTCGTGCAAATGCGGCAGGGCGGCGCTGCGTATGAGAACCTATCGGTGAAAACCGGCGAACCTTCGCTGCCGGCGCTTAACGCCAACGAATCAGGATCGGCGAACGCGGCGACGTCTCGGCCCAGCCTGGCGCCTGTCTGCCGGGCGCGTTCCATCTCACCCCCGCGTTCGTAACCTGCGAACGCGCCCATCCCTTTCCCCACCAGGCCACGCGCGCAGCAACGATGCCGAAGCAGATCATCATCCGGTCAGAGCACTTTGTTTGAAACCCGCCTGCCCGACCTTGTCGTCTCGGCCTGGTTTGTTCGCTCGAATTGCGAATCATCTCTGGGGGGATCGCCAAATGAGAGGGAGATAACTGACGATGGGGGCGAGTCTAGCACACCGGACCACGCCGCGCAACTTGCAGCGCCAAAGATGTAAGCCTCTGCCATCCTGAACATGGGGCCACCTTGTGCTCGTGTTCTGGATTTGCGGATAGAACAAATGTTCTGTTATGCTATCCCCACAGCTTGGGTCATGGCATTTTGTCGGCATGTTGGGTCATCGAGCACTGAACACGGAACGCGAAAAACAGAACCCGGAACCCCGTCCGCATGTAAGCGTGCGAACTCCGCCAGCCCCCGGAACCCGGCCCCCGTTCGCACGTAGGCGTGCGAACTCCGCCAACCCCCGGAACACGGAACACGGAACACCCCTCCCTGCGTCCCCCCCTCTCAGCGTCTCCCCCTCTCCCCGCCCTCCCGCCATGAACCGCCTCACCCTCGAACGCCAGGCTGACCTCATCGAAGCCGTCCTGTCCGCACACAAGATCGACAGCCATGTCTGGGGCGGCACGGTCACGCCCCGCTTCATCCGCTTCGACCTCACCGCCACACTCGGCGCCCGCGTCCAGAAGATCCTCGCCCTCAAAGACGAGATCGCTCTCTCGCTCGGCGTCAAGGACATCCGCCTGTACCGCGAAGGCGGCGCCATCCGGCTGGAGGTGCCGCGCCCGCAACCCGCCACCATCCGGCTGCTGCCCTTGTGCGCCGGGCTGAGCAAGACGCCGCCGCTCTCGGCTGTGCTGGGGGTGGATGCAGAGGGTGCGCCCTTGCTCTTGCGGCTGCCCAGCCCGGAGGTGGCGCATGTGCTGGTGGCGGGGACGACGGGCAGTGGCAAGACGGCGCTGTTGCGTTCGATGCTGCTGAGCCTGGCCCTGAACAACCCCCAGCGCAGCCTGCAACTGGCCTTGATCGACCCCAAGGGTCGGGGTTTTGGCGCCCTGGCGGGGCTGCCGCACCTGGTGCGCCCGGTGGTGACCGAGGCCGAGATGGCGGTGCGGCTGCTGGCGGGGCTGGTGGAGGAGATGGAGCGCCGCGACCGCGAGAAGCGGAGCGAGCCGGCGCTGGTGGTGGCGATCGATGAACTGGCCGACCTGCGTCAGGTGGGCGGGAAGGCGGTGGAGGAGTTGCTGGCGCGGCTGACGCAACGCGGGCGGGAGGCGGGAGTGCATGTGATCGTGGCCACACAGCGGCCGGCGGCGACGGTGGTGGGGAGCCTGGTGAAGGCGAACCTGCCGGTGCGGCTGGTGGGGGCAGTGGGCAGCGCCGAAGATGCGAAGGTGGCGATGGGGGTGGCCGGGAGCGGGGCCGAGCGCCTCAAAGGGAGGGGCGACTTCTTGCTGGTGGCCCGCGGGCAGACGGTGCGCCTGCAGGCGGCCTACATTAGCGAACAAGAAGTCATCCAGGCCGTCTCTCACTTGAAATGACACAAATGGGGGAAACACAGATACATTGTTTTGATGACACAAATGGGAGAAACACAGATACATTGTTTTGATGACACAAATGG
Proteins encoded in this region:
- a CDS encoding AAA family ATPase, coding for MNRLTLERQADLIEAVLSAHKIDSHVWGGTVTPRFIRFDLTATLGARVQKILALKDEIALSLGVKDIRLYREGGAIRLEVPRPQPATIRLLPLCAGLSKTPPLSAVLGVDAEGAPLLLRLPSPEVAHVLVAGTTGSGKTALLRSMLLSLALNNPQRSLQLALIDPKGRGFGALAGLPHLVRPVVTEAEMAVRLLAGLVEEMERRDREKRSEPALVVAIDELADLRQVGGKAVEELLARLTQRGREAGVHVIVATQRPAATVVGSLVKANLPVRLVGAVGSAEDAKVAMGVAGSGAERLKGRGDFLLVARGQTVRLQAAYISEQEVIQAVSHLK